Proteins from a single region of Sporosarcina sp. P33:
- a CDS encoding zinc-binding dehydrogenase, with protein sequence MKAFVHKNGELQYTDIADPKAGAGEVVVALKTAGLNRRDTGLPARRGNAAEPLVLGSDGAGTIEAIGQDVTGWNVGDEVIINPSLRWYEKSDAPSAEFDILGLPDHGTFAEKISISAEQLEKKPSYLTWEESAAVALAGLTGYRALVTKGQIQEGQTVFIPGAGSGVATYMIQFAKKLGARVIVSSRSEEKREHAKTIGADLAIDTNSDWLEELKNEHVDLVIESVGRATFNRSLEILKQGGRIVVFGATTDDTVELNLRKFFYGQYTMLGTTMGSREELRDMLAFMDEHQIHPVIDSVIPLEQADKAFAKLGDSMQFGKIILNIMQ encoded by the coding sequence TTGAAGGCATTTGTTCATAAAAATGGTGAATTACAATATACAGATATTGCAGACCCTAAGGCTGGTGCAGGGGAAGTGGTTGTTGCACTGAAGACAGCGGGTCTGAACCGGCGCGATACAGGATTGCCCGCACGCCGCGGGAATGCTGCAGAACCTCTCGTTCTGGGCTCAGATGGTGCGGGCACTATTGAAGCAATAGGCCAGGATGTAACCGGATGGAACGTGGGGGATGAAGTAATTATTAACCCGTCTCTCCGCTGGTACGAAAAGAGTGACGCGCCGTCTGCCGAATTTGATATTCTCGGTTTGCCTGATCACGGCACGTTTGCTGAAAAAATTTCTATCTCCGCAGAGCAGCTGGAAAAGAAGCCATCTTATCTGACGTGGGAAGAGTCTGCGGCAGTTGCGCTGGCGGGATTGACAGGTTATCGCGCGCTTGTGACGAAAGGGCAGATTCAGGAAGGGCAGACAGTGTTCATTCCGGGCGCAGGAAGCGGTGTCGCCACGTACATGATTCAGTTTGCGAAGAAACTTGGGGCACGGGTAATTGTTTCATCAAGAAGTGAAGAAAAAAGAGAGCATGCGAAAACGATTGGCGCGGATTTGGCGATTGATACAAATAGCGACTGGCTGGAAGAATTAAAGAATGAACATGTAGATCTCGTCATAGAGAGCGTGGGAAGAGCCACGTTTAATCGCTCGCTCGAAATTCTGAAGCAAGGCGGCCGCATAGTCGTCTTCGGCGCAACAACAGACGATACTGTTGAACTGAATTTACGGAAATTTTTCTATGGCCAATATACAATGCTCGGCACAACGATGGGAAGCCGTGAAGAATTACGGGATATGCTGGCTTTTATGGATGAACATCAGATTCATCCTGTGATTGATTCTGTGATCCCACTGGAGCAGGCGGACAAAGCATTTGCTAAATTGGGCGACAGTATGCAATTTGGAAAAATCATTTTGAACATTATGCAATAA
- a CDS encoding helix-turn-helix domain-containing protein, translating to MNEWSKDDFGLRLKALRERRGLSMMAFGAAIGTSASRIKDWERGKNAPSAAWIAKISERFSVSTDELIMGEVTFTPYFKATGNTVESLYDRLRETMNVESSGNWPSETDELYTEIDTVNKEKYRSGKGRRLAEKELMELVIRLPKKDVLELLELAKYKRRTL from the coding sequence TTGAACGAATGGAGTAAGGATGATTTTGGATTGCGTTTGAAAGCGCTGAGAGAACGCCGCGGACTTTCGATGATGGCATTTGGAGCGGCAATCGGTACGTCTGCCAGCCGAATTAAAGATTGGGAGCGCGGCAAAAACGCACCGTCTGCAGCATGGATCGCTAAAATTTCAGAGCGGTTCTCTGTTTCTACTGATGAATTGATTATGGGTGAGGTGACATTTACACCGTATTTCAAAGCAACAGGCAATACAGTGGAATCTCTCTATGATCGTCTTCGTGAAACGATGAATGTTGAATCCTCCGGAAATTGGCCGTCGGAAACTGATGAATTATATACAGAAATCGACACAGTGAATAAAGAGAAGTACCGCAGCGGAAAAGGCCGCCGTTTGGCTGAAAAAGAGCTGATGGAATTGGTCATCCGCCTGCCTAAAAAAGATGTACTCGAATTATTGGAATTAGCTAAATATAAAAGACGCACTTTATGA
- a CDS encoding dUTP diphosphatase, with translation MKLHQLFEMQRALDTYIQQNHQTNETFAERGLALLVELSELANETRCFKFWSTKGPSAEDVVLEEYVDSIHFLLSLGIEKGYDGLEEWPASPLQEQNLTQLFIQTSHSIHAFLDSLTLDDYKTIWVHYGALAKTLGFTEDQIIQAYIDKNEENYARQKSGY, from the coding sequence ATGAAATTACATCAATTGTTTGAAATGCAGCGGGCACTCGATACATACATTCAACAAAATCATCAGACGAATGAAACGTTCGCGGAAAGAGGACTGGCATTATTAGTCGAACTTTCCGAACTTGCCAATGAGACACGCTGCTTTAAGTTCTGGAGCACCAAAGGGCCTTCTGCTGAAGATGTCGTTCTGGAGGAATACGTGGACTCGATCCATTTCTTGCTGTCATTGGGCATTGAGAAAGGCTATGACGGATTGGAAGAATGGCCGGCAAGTCCGCTGCAAGAACAAAATCTTACGCAATTATTCATCCAGACAAGCCATTCTATTCATGCCTTTTTAGACTCGCTGACATTGGATGATTACAAAACGATTTGGGTTCACTACGGTGCGCTCGCCAAGACGCTTGGATTCACTGAAGATCAGATTATTCAGGCGTATATCGATAAAAATGAAGAAAACTATGCGCGTCAGAAAAGCGGCTACTAA
- a CDS encoding sigma-w pathway protein ysdB has translation MVLLIRVFILALVIYLFYAGIRYLTDAKRKLDEAYEKGQYYFYDDNKNIRKNFFITYKGAMFEGEKYLGTTTDSFDVVSIFIWVKNESKLQGMTKEDFHFLETEVQTYYPHAEINWKNPIEQLMKS, from the coding sequence ATGGTTTTATTAATTCGCGTATTCATTCTGGCACTTGTCATTTACTTATTTTATGCGGGAATCCGCTATTTGACAGATGCTAAACGTAAGTTAGATGAAGCGTATGAAAAAGGACAGTATTATTTTTATGATGACAATAAAAACATCCGTAAAAACTTTTTCATCACGTATAAAGGCGCGATGTTTGAAGGCGAGAAATATCTGGGTACTACGACTGATTCATTCGATGTAGTTTCCATTTTCATTTGGGTAAAAAATGAGTCGAAACTGCAAGGTATGACAAAAGAAGACTTTCATTTTCTCGAAACAGAAGTTCAAACGTATTATCCGCATGCTGAAATCAACTGGAAGAATCCGATCGAACAATTAATGAAATCTTGA
- a CDS encoding DUF1294 domain-containing protein, producing MAQTLLIYMAVLSVWAFVAMGYDKRQAQKKNQRIPERNLWLLALLGGGVGAYFGMQVFHHKTRKTHFRIGFLLLAMMDIVIVLAIYGVKLPSAGLF from the coding sequence ATGGCGCAAACTCTATTGATCTACATGGCGGTTCTGTCCGTCTGGGCATTTGTCGCTATGGGATATGATAAACGGCAGGCGCAAAAGAAAAACCAGCGGATACCCGAACGAAATCTCTGGCTGCTTGCTTTACTCGGCGGGGGAGTGGGAGCCTATTTCGGTATGCAGGTTTTTCATCATAAAACGAGAAAAACCCATTTTCGCATCGGATTTTTACTTCTCGCTATGATGGACATTGTCATCGTGCTTGCAATCTATGGCGTGAAGTTGCCGTCTGCCGGCTTATTCTGA
- the rplT gene encoding 50S ribosomal protein L20 yields MPRVKGGTVTRKRHKKVLKLAKGYFGSKHRLYKVANQQVMKSYNYAYRDRRQKKRDFRKLWITRINAAARMNGLSYSTLMHGLKVAGIDVNRKMLADLAVTDAQAFAQLAETAKKSVAK; encoded by the coding sequence ATGCCACGCGTAAAAGGTGGAACAGTAACGCGCAAGCGTCATAAAAAAGTATTGAAATTAGCAAAAGGTTATTTTGGTTCAAAACATAGACTTTATAAGGTAGCTAACCAACAGGTAATGAAATCTTATAACTATGCATACCGTGACCGTCGTCAGAAAAAACGGGATTTCCGTAAACTATGGATTACACGCATCAACGCGGCTGCTCGTATGAATGGTCTTTCATACAGCACATTAATGCACGGCTTGAAAGTAGCTGGCATCGATGTTAACCGTAAAATGCTTGCAGATCTTGCAGTGACAGATGCACAAGCATTTGCACAGCTTGCAGAAACTGCAAAGAAATCTGTAGCAAAATAA
- the rpmI gene encoding 50S ribosomal protein L35 translates to MPKMKTHRGSAKRFKRTGTGKLKRGRAYTSHLFANKSTKAKRHLRKSSLVSSGDYKRIREMLTNMK, encoded by the coding sequence ATGCCAAAAATGAAAACTCACCGCGGTTCCGCGAAACGTTTCAAAAGAACTGGAACTGGTAAACTAAAGCGTGGCCGTGCTTACACAAGTCACCTTTTTGCAAACAAATCTACAAAGGCTAAGCGTCACTTACGCAAGTCTTCACTAGTTTCTTCAGGCGATTACAAGCGTATTCGTGAAATGCTAACAAACATGAAGTAA
- the infC gene encoding translation initiation factor IF-3, with amino-acid sequence MYVNDGIRARELRLIDHNGEQLGIKSRNEALEIAARVNLDLVLVAPQAKPPVARVMDYGKFKFEQQKKEREVRKNQKVINVKEVRLSPTIDEHDFQTKLRNGIKFLENGDKVKASIRFRGRAITHKEIGQRVLDRFAEACKEVATVEVKPKMEGRSMFLILAPLAEKQ; translated from the coding sequence ATGTACGTAAATGACGGTATCCGGGCACGTGAGTTGCGATTAATTGATCACAACGGCGAACAGCTCGGTATCAAATCACGTAATGAAGCTTTAGAAATTGCTGCTCGAGTGAACCTGGACCTTGTTCTTGTTGCTCCACAAGCGAAGCCCCCAGTAGCTCGTGTTATGGACTATGGAAAGTTCAAGTTCGAACAGCAAAAGAAAGAGCGTGAAGTACGTAAAAATCAAAAAGTCATCAATGTCAAAGAAGTTCGGCTCAGCCCGACCATTGATGAGCATGATTTCCAAACGAAACTTCGTAACGGAATCAAATTCCTCGAAAATGGGGATAAGGTAAAAGCTTCGATTCGTTTCCGCGGCCGTGCAATTACGCACAAAGAAATTGGCCAACGAGTGCTGGATCGTTTCGCAGAAGCCTGCAAAGAAGTAGCAACTGTTGAAGTTAAACCAAAAATGGAAGGCCGGAGCATGTTCTTAATACTTGCACCGCTTGCCGAAAAACAGTAA